A genomic stretch from Sulfobacillus thermosulfidooxidans includes:
- the xerD gene encoding site-specific tyrosine recombinase XerD yields MNQRIDDFLDYLRYERNLSANTIESYHRDLTDYMDFVDTHGCQEDEQSVINYLQFLQQEHRAPATQARRLAAIKAYYRFVVNDQGLSNDPTELLSAPKLNRRLPHVLSIEEVTRLIEAPDLSTVNGMRDRAMLELLYATGVRVSELCHLTMNDWWLDPPKIRCLGKGSKERYIPLGKLAAEWLMRYVDVARPQLIKDVQEPTLFLNRQGKALTRQGFWKLLKKYAVNAGITKPITPHMIRHSFATHLLENGADLRAVQEMLGHQDISTTQIYTHVSQKRLRPVYDQTHPRA; encoded by the coding sequence GTGAATCAACGGATCGATGATTTTTTGGATTACTTACGGTATGAACGAAACCTCTCTGCCAATACGATTGAGTCGTACCACAGAGATTTAACTGATTATATGGATTTTGTAGACACCCACGGGTGCCAAGAAGATGAGCAGAGTGTGATTAACTACTTGCAATTCTTACAACAGGAACACCGCGCTCCAGCCACGCAAGCCAGGCGACTGGCTGCCATTAAAGCCTATTATCGTTTTGTTGTCAATGACCAAGGGCTGAGCAATGACCCGACGGAACTATTGTCTGCTCCAAAACTTAATAGACGGCTTCCTCATGTTTTAAGTATTGAAGAGGTTACACGGCTCATTGAGGCGCCTGATTTAAGTACCGTGAACGGTATGCGTGACCGGGCAATGTTAGAATTGTTGTATGCCACCGGAGTACGTGTCAGTGAATTATGTCATTTGACCATGAATGATTGGTGGTTAGACCCGCCGAAAATCCGGTGCCTAGGTAAAGGATCCAAAGAGCGTTATATTCCCCTCGGAAAACTTGCGGCCGAATGGTTGATGCGGTATGTGGACGTGGCTCGACCTCAGTTAATCAAAGATGTACAGGAACCCACATTATTTCTTAACCGGCAGGGGAAAGCGTTAACCCGTCAAGGATTTTGGAAACTGCTTAAAAAATATGCTGTCAACGCTGGCATCACAAAACCGATTACGCCTCATATGATTCGTCATTCCTTCGCAACCCATCTGTTAGAAAACGGGGCCGATTTGCGTGCTGTGCAAGAAATGTTAGGACATCAAGATATTTCGACTACGCAAATCTATACCCATGTCAGCCAAAAACGTCTTCGTCCGGTTTATGACCAGACTCACCCACGGGCTTAA
- the ald gene encoding alanine dehydrogenase → MKIGLPTEIKPDENRVALTPAGVMALTRDGHQVLIQQGAGLGSGFSDDQYRNAGGTLVPTAEDVWTGAEMVIKVKEPLPEEYRYFRKDLVLFTYLHLAPEPELTQALVDSGITAIAYETVQAADGSLPLLTPMSEVAGRMATQIGAHFLEKPQGGRGILLGGVPGVLPGSVLVIGGGIVGTNAARIALGLGADVTIVDINADRLRQLDDMFHGHVRTLMSNEYNIAEAVKTCDLLVGAVLIPGARAPHLVSEAMVATMQPGSVIVDVAIDQGGSIETIDHVTTHSHPTYVKHGVVHYAVANMPGAVARTSTLALTNVTLPYARLLAKYGAVEAMRRDPALAKGLNVYQGAITFKAVAEAHQKPYVAPQEIWS, encoded by the coding sequence GTGAAAATAGGTTTGCCTACAGAAATTAAACCCGACGAAAATCGCGTGGCCTTAACGCCGGCCGGAGTGATGGCGTTAACCCGAGATGGCCACCAAGTGCTTATTCAACAAGGCGCGGGACTTGGAAGCGGTTTTTCCGATGACCAGTACCGTAATGCGGGAGGAACCCTCGTGCCCACGGCAGAAGACGTATGGACCGGGGCCGAAATGGTCATTAAAGTCAAAGAACCGTTGCCCGAGGAGTATCGGTATTTTCGAAAGGATTTAGTGCTTTTTACATACTTGCACTTGGCTCCTGAGCCAGAACTGACGCAGGCTCTGGTGGATTCAGGGATAACGGCCATTGCTTATGAGACGGTGCAAGCAGCTGATGGGTCACTACCTTTGCTCACGCCAATGAGTGAAGTGGCTGGCCGGATGGCCACGCAGATTGGTGCTCATTTCCTTGAGAAACCTCAAGGGGGCCGGGGGATTCTGTTAGGAGGAGTTCCGGGAGTTCTGCCTGGGTCTGTTCTGGTTATCGGGGGTGGAATTGTCGGAACGAATGCTGCGCGGATTGCGTTAGGACTCGGTGCGGATGTGACGATTGTCGATATTAATGCAGATCGTCTTCGGCAATTAGATGACATGTTCCATGGACATGTCCGGACCCTCATGTCAAACGAATACAATATTGCAGAGGCAGTCAAAACTTGTGACTTGCTTGTGGGAGCCGTTTTGATTCCTGGTGCTCGGGCTCCGCATTTAGTGAGTGAAGCCATGGTAGCCACGATGCAACCTGGCTCTGTGATTGTGGATGTGGCTATTGACCAGGGAGGATCAATCGAAACCATTGATCATGTGACGACTCATAGTCATCCTACCTATGTCAAGCACGGGGTGGTCCATTACGCGGTGGCGAATATGCCTGGAGCGGTAGCCAGAACCTCTACATTGGCTCTTACCAACGTGACACTGCCTTACGCCAGACTATTGGCAAAATACGGCGCGGTGGAAGCGATGCGGCGTGATCCCGCTTTAGCCAAAGGGCTAAATGTTTATCAAGGAGCGATTACGTTCAAAGCGGTGGCTGAAGCTCATCAAAAACCGTATGTTGCTCCTCAAGAAATCTGGTCCTAA
- a CDS encoding amino acid permease: MKVPRDINATRLTLMTVGGIMGSGLFLAIGQAIRLAGPAIAISLLIGVTIMALEVAALAEMAAADRERGSFLAFAHHALGPGAAFVGGWIFWFSSILNISAEATAGAIFTRLWFPQIPVYVFSVGYALIVVGINFLTVRGFSTVESWMSGTKITATILFILVGILAIAGILPVKHPVGIRGWYAMPSFFPHGIKGVLAAMVLVLFSMSGTGVLGLAAPNVKDAETTIAKSIRNTIIAIYILYVGAALALTSILIWYTVPTAQSPFTAALRTLPWGWLVNVFNLVILLAVLSAMNAGLFATDRVLATLGRIHAAPKVVAKESHGIPRMANLVTGILFVVISGLAYFLPKTAYLYLVTATGFQALFIWGLIIVTQIVYRKILLKEGKDLEFRLKGYPYSSILAVILIVGVIATAPLAPHEMISLEISIGASVIFFVAYLPVRAKRLKQQHEK; this comes from the coding sequence GTGAAGGTTCCCCGCGATATTAACGCGACCCGTCTAACGTTGATGACGGTAGGGGGAATCATGGGTTCGGGTTTATTCTTAGCAATAGGACAAGCCATTCGATTAGCGGGTCCTGCCATTGCAATTTCATTGTTAATTGGAGTGACGATTATGGCCTTGGAAGTCGCAGCCCTTGCTGAAATGGCTGCGGCTGACAGGGAACGGGGATCGTTTTTGGCCTTTGCTCACCATGCGTTAGGACCTGGGGCCGCCTTTGTTGGGGGATGGATTTTTTGGTTTTCCAGTATCCTTAATATCTCTGCTGAAGCCACTGCGGGCGCCATTTTTACGCGTCTTTGGTTTCCACAAATTCCGGTTTATGTTTTTAGTGTGGGCTATGCCTTGATCGTTGTGGGGATAAACTTTTTAACCGTGCGCGGGTTTAGTACCGTGGAGTCATGGATGTCTGGCACGAAGATTACGGCGACGATTCTCTTTATTTTGGTTGGCATCTTAGCGATTGCAGGGATTTTGCCAGTTAAACATCCGGTGGGGATCCGGGGATGGTATGCCATGCCGAGCTTTTTTCCACACGGCATTAAAGGAGTGTTAGCCGCTATGGTGCTCGTGCTATTTTCGATGTCGGGCACGGGCGTGCTGGGTCTCGCGGCACCCAATGTGAAAGATGCTGAAACGACCATTGCCAAAAGCATTCGCAATACCATTATCGCCATTTATATTTTGTATGTCGGAGCAGCCTTGGCCTTAACCTCGATTTTGATCTGGTATACCGTTCCCACAGCACAAAGTCCCTTTACTGCAGCTTTACGCACCCTTCCGTGGGGATGGCTGGTCAATGTCTTTAATTTGGTAATCCTCTTAGCGGTGCTGAGTGCGATGAATGCCGGACTATTTGCAACAGACCGAGTCCTTGCCACGCTCGGCAGAATTCATGCAGCCCCAAAAGTGGTGGCAAAGGAATCACACGGCATTCCCCGGATGGCGAATCTTGTGACGGGGATTTTATTCGTGGTGATTAGTGGTTTGGCCTATTTTTTACCAAAAACGGCTTATTTATATCTGGTCACCGCGACCGGATTTCAAGCCTTATTTATCTGGGGCTTAATCATTGTGACGCAAATCGTCTACCGGAAGATCTTGTTAAAAGAAGGAAAGGACTTGGAATTCCGGTTAAAAGGATATCCCTATTCCTCCATTTTAGCGGTGATTCTTATTGTCGGTGTCATTGCCACCGCTCCATTGGCGCCGCATGAAATGATCTCTTTGGAGATCAGTATTGGAGCATCGGTGATATTTTTTGTGGCGTATTTGCCGGTTCGCGCAAAGCGTTTAAAGCAGCAGCACGAAAAATGA
- a CDS encoding alkaline phosphatase family protein → MALRWVGRLIVGLIGLALLFVLILKIILGPQFQKPIVQLARPRLPYFSHVVVIMMENHGDKILLNNPHAKYINQLMNTWGFDTNYFGVTHVSLPNYVALLSGSTGGTHSDSPIQRFHQMSLPQELNQANISWQAVMESIPSSDFNGNWYPDHLPKNTAPIVPPPDALYAKKHNPFALFPALKPSRATHTINLTQFRQELASGHIAQFTWITPNLCHDMHGQASGPGASCPTSNPTLLIENGDHFLQQLIPEIIHSPSWNSHSVIFLTWDETNDPANFLSPTDLREYLAPGPEAPVVPVADIAIGGGKVPLLVLYGRHPHRLQINLWADHYSVLKTIEDSWDLPYLGHAQDADVPVLTPFFPEKKTSSTR, encoded by the coding sequence ATGGCTTTGCGGTGGGTTGGACGACTCATTGTGGGACTGATTGGACTTGCCCTCTTATTTGTTCTAATACTTAAAATCATACTGGGACCACAATTTCAAAAACCGATTGTTCAACTTGCACGTCCACGTCTGCCATATTTTTCGCATGTGGTTGTCATCATGATGGAAAACCATGGCGATAAAATTTTGCTCAATAATCCCCACGCAAAATATATTAATCAATTGATGAACACGTGGGGATTTGACACGAATTATTTTGGGGTTACGCATGTAAGCCTACCGAATTACGTCGCGTTGTTATCAGGTTCTACAGGAGGAACACACAGCGATAGCCCCATACAACGGTTTCATCAAATGAGTTTGCCTCAAGAGCTAAACCAGGCCAATATTAGCTGGCAAGCCGTTATGGAAAGTATTCCGTCCTCTGACTTTAACGGGAACTGGTATCCGGATCATTTACCGAAAAATACCGCCCCGATTGTTCCGCCTCCTGATGCACTATATGCTAAAAAGCATAATCCTTTTGCCTTATTTCCAGCCTTAAAGCCAAGCCGGGCAACTCACACCATAAATTTAACCCAGTTTCGTCAGGAACTAGCGTCCGGCCATATTGCTCAATTTACCTGGATTACACCGAATTTATGCCATGACATGCACGGCCAAGCCTCGGGGCCGGGTGCTAGTTGTCCGACGAGCAACCCCACGTTGCTGATCGAAAATGGCGACCATTTTCTTCAACAGTTGATTCCGGAGATCATTCATTCGCCGAGCTGGAATAGTCACTCAGTAATTTTTCTCACGTGGGATGAGACCAATGATCCCGCCAACTTTTTATCACCGACCGATCTCCGCGAGTATTTGGCTCCCGGTCCGGAGGCTCCGGTAGTGCCTGTTGCCGATATTGCTATAGGAGGCGGTAAAGTACCTTTATTAGTGCTGTATGGGCGTCATCCTCATCGTTTGCAGATCAACTTGTGGGCCGATCATTACAGCGTGCTCAAGACAATTGAAGATAGTTGGGATTTGCCATATCTTGGCCATGCACAAGACGCGGATGTGCCCGTATTAACTCCATTTTTCCCCGAAAAGAAAACATCCTCGACACGCTAA
- a CDS encoding DUF423 domain-containing protein: MVSIFLVLGSVMALLSVALGAFGAHALKNRLDSTRLANYQTGVQYQMYHAGGLIVTGLLSHIIAQSTLLTWAGWLFLAGIVLFSGSLYILSISGQKRWGMVTPFGGLAFIIAWAFLAVVASHVV; the protein is encoded by the coding sequence ATGGTCTCAATATTTTTGGTTCTTGGCTCCGTTATGGCCCTTTTATCTGTGGCACTCGGGGCTTTTGGTGCACATGCTCTCAAAAATCGATTGGATAGTACGCGCTTGGCCAATTACCAAACGGGTGTACAGTATCAAATGTATCACGCGGGAGGATTAATCGTTACGGGGCTTCTCAGTCATATCATCGCCCAAAGTACTTTGCTCACATGGGCCGGATGGCTTTTTCTCGCGGGGATTGTCTTATTTTCCGGGAGTTTATATATCTTATCCATTTCCGGTCAGAAACGGTGGGGCATGGTAACCCCTTTTGGTGGACTGGCGTTTATTATAGCGTGGGCCTTTTTAGCAGTCGTGGCCAGCCACGTGGTGTAA